The genomic DNA AGATCGGATGCTCCGCCGGTGACGATCGCGCGTGTGGAGGTGGCGGTGTTCGTCATGGCTTCCACGTCCCCTCGGGGTCTGCCGGGTTGGGTTGCGCGAGCAGGGTGTTGACGCGGGCTTCGAAGCGGTCGATCGCGGCTGCCGGGTCGTCGCCGGAGAGCAGCACTCCTTGCACGGCGGCGCCGAATTCGCCCTGGAAGCTCGATCCCGACCCGGTGAACCAGGCCGTCGGGTCGTAGACGACGTGCTCGGCGGCTTCGGCGTAGTGCGCCTGCGGGAGGAGGTCGTCGTATTTCGGCGACTGCGTGACCGGCAGGAACGCGGGAACGTGCCCGGCCTCCGCCCAGCCGAACGAGCCCTTCAGCATGTCGGCGACGAATCGGTACGTGAGATCCCGCTTCGCCGGGTCCGGGTTGGTCTGATTCGGCAGGACGAAGGAGTGCGAGTCGGCGTACACGGCCGGAGTGCCGTACAGCGTGGGGATGACGGTGGCATCGAAGGGCAGCTTCGCGTTCTGCATGGTGCGCAGCTCCCAGACGCCGGTGAAGAGCATCCCGCTCTTGCCGGTCGCGAACTCCGCCACTGCGCTGCCGTAGTCGTTCTGCGCCGCGGCGATCTCGCCGTCGAGCAGGGTCTGCATGAATTCGAGCGATTCGATCGCGGCATCCTTGTCGATGATGGCCTTGCCGCCGATCGGGAGCTCCATCGCCAGCCCGTGCTGCGCATACAGGCAGTAGAACAGGCGCCACATCTGGGCGCCGTCGCCCAGGTATCCGTAGGAGAGCGCGTGGCCTTCCGCCGTGCCGCTGACCGTTCGGAGCTGGTCGACGAACTCTTCCGGAGAAGACGTCTTCTTCAGTGCGCCGTCGGTGTCGAGAACGCCGGCCGCATCACAGATATCGGTGTTGAACATCATCACGAACGGGTGGGCATCGAGGGCGATGCTGTACATGTTCTCGCCGACGAAGCCCTTCTCCCAGATCGGATCCGGGAATTTCGAGCCGTCGATGCCGAGCTCGGCGAGGCGGTCCAGGTCCCACGGGTCGAGCAGGCCGCCGGGTGCCCAGCCGACGGTGCGGGTGGCATGCATGACGGCGACATCGGGAGCACGGCCACCGGCGCCGGCCATCGCGAGCTTCGTGTAGTACGGGGTGCCCCAGGCGAGCACGGTCGGACGGATGCGGAACGCATCCTGCGCGTCGTTCGCCTGTTGCAGAAGCGTCGACATCGTGACGCCGTCACCGCCGGAGAGCAGGTGCCAGAACTGCAGGGTCTGGGGGCCGGAGCCCAGGGTGGCGCCGGGGGCGCACCCGGCGAGGAGGGCGGTGCCGGCTGTCAGCCCGGCGACGCTCAGGAACTGTCGTCTGGATAGGCCTGCGGGTTCTATCGGGGGCGTCATTCGTCACTCCTTCGTGACTGCGGGCTGGGGGCGCACCCATCATTACATCGTGGTAATCCGAGCGCAAGAGCGCCCCGCTTTCAAAGAGCGCAAACGGCTGCATCCACGGTCCGAATGCAGCCGTTTGCGCTCTTTGAAGCGGGGTGCGGGTTCAGGGATGGTGGCCGGCAGGGGGCCCGGCGGTGCTGGCGCGCTCGATGAGCCGGTGAGAGAGGGTCAGGCCTCGCGGCGCGGCGCTGCGGTCATCCATCCGCGATTCGAGGAGGCCCAGCGCGGCCTCGGCGAGCTCGCGGCGGTCGAACGCGATCGTGGTGAGCGATGGCGAGGTGAACTCCGAGAACTCCACATCGTCGAACCCGGTCACGATCACATCTTCGGGAACGCGGATGCCGTGCTCATGCAGGGCATGCAGCACGCCGAGTGCGAGAGAGTCGGTGAGCGCGATGATCGCATCGAAATCGACGCCGCGCGAGAGCAGGATCCGCGCTGCTTCGGCGCCACTGGACATCGACCACGGCAGGAGATTGACCTCCAGAGCGGGATCGGCCGCGAGGCCGGCGGTGCGCAGCGCATCGTGGACGCCTTCGAGTCTCAGTCGGCTCGTCGCGGTCGCGACCGATCGGTCTTCATCGGCGC from Microbacterium sp. LWO13-1.2 includes the following:
- a CDS encoding extracellular solute-binding protein, yielding MTPPIEPAGLSRRQFLSVAGLTAGTALLAGCAPGATLGSGPQTLQFWHLLSGGDGVTMSTLLQQANDAQDAFRIRPTVLAWGTPYYTKLAMAGAGGRAPDVAVMHATRTVGWAPGGLLDPWDLDRLAELGIDGSKFPDPIWEKGFVGENMYSIALDAHPFVMMFNTDICDAAGVLDTDGALKKTSSPEEFVDQLRTVSGTAEGHALSYGYLGDGAQMWRLFYCLYAQHGLAMELPIGGKAIIDKDAAIESLEFMQTLLDGEIAAAQNDYGSAVAEFATGKSGMLFTGVWELRTMQNAKLPFDATVIPTLYGTPAVYADSHSFVLPNQTNPDPAKRDLTYRFVADMLKGSFGWAEAGHVPAFLPVTQSPKYDDLLPQAHYAEAAEHVVYDPTAWFTGSGSSFQGEFGAAVQGVLLSGDDPAAAIDRFEARVNTLLAQPNPADPEGTWKP